ACTGGATAATTAGAAGATtctctaaataaaatatgaggTTTAGTTTCTAATAGCAACATGTTTGATACTGCTTAAGAGGCAAATCAATATATTTtacgaaaaaatatttgaaatatcaatCTTATCGAGATCCTACCAAATTCACCAATGGGCCTAAAATAAAAGCTGAAACTATAGACCTTCCAATCTTCTATAAGCCCGCTTGCAATGCAAAGTAGAGCAGTGCTATTCTAACCCAATTAATAGGTACTAGTACTAGTAACTAACTAAAATGTTTattaaatgacaaaaaaaaaataaaaaaattagaagacGATTAAAATCAAACTATGCTTAGGAAGTGTTTAAAAGATATACTTGTTGGTCTCAAATTTTCCATTATTTTAGAAGTTCAAGATAAGATTAATGATTTTATTCTCATTTTATTATAAGTAATAATTGTTTTTAAAGACTTAAATATCTCAATAGAGTAAATATGCACGAAGAGAAATGaggataaaatatattttctttcaaaaaataaattcctACTGAATACTTTTTAAGGGACCGACCTATAAAAGAGAAATGCGACAAATAATTTGAGACATGGAGAgagtaataattaatattacTTATGTAGAGTTGAAAATTGGAAATCATTCACATTCACATGCAAACATTAACTCATACTAGTTAACATTTTGGCCACATGCAACTATATTGCTTAtatagagttggaaattggaatcctatcacatatatacattgaCTTGCAAGCTAAAAAACAAAGTGTGGAGTACCCTTGATTAACGTATTCGACTTATTATACTATTAATTAGTTTTATATGAAAGTTTAACTTCTACATATTgagaatataaaatattaagtcATTTCAAAGATCGCTATAAGTAATTATATCTAAAAGTTATAcattttcctattatttttttttccttttttcatgTATATGACGGAGATGAATCTAGAATTTATGAGCTCCAGAATTTTCTACTATACATATTAAGTAAATTTCTTTATACGAATATagaattttttcaaattattgagTTCTACGAAATTCATAACTAAAATCTAGTTGCACACCtaatttatggatccattacaAGAAAAAAGTAACTACTAGAGTATTATTTAACAGGATCTTCAATATtggtttgtgtatatatatattcactttTATGGTACATGAACCTTCAAAAGATGCTATATTATATATTGTCCCTAAATGACTTAAGTTAGTAATGTTCCTTTTGGAAACTATATGGATTCATGTGCttgtttcattcattttttttaatttaataaagaCTAATAAACattaaaatgatttaaagaaaaaaacagAAATCAGATTTAGTTTGTGATCACCATGACCCACCAATACACCTTTTGGATATATCCTCCAAATTCACGGTAGCAATTGTGACTTTTTTATCACtttctattatttaattaactcTTTGAAAGACACCAACTGGTAtttcatctttttgaatattGCATGGGCTGTCAAAATATTCGACAAAGTGATTTCATTAATGGGATAACTACGCCATATAGCCATTCggcaaaaataattattaaaaaaataattattcattaTAGAAGCatgtatagtcaatgtatatttcatatatagtcaagttatatttaatttttaaatatatcatagtGTATATTCAATACATAgctcatgtataaataatataaataaaatataactatatttattataaactaattaatttattgtacatatttaaaattgtcTCATCGTTAATTTTGTGATTCCTACCGGAAAGAAAAGGGCCCAACAGATATTGTCCTTCAGGACTGAAATAAGTTGTGTCAAAAAGagcattttttttatcaataaaatagaAAGTTAAAGTAAAaggaatttatttattttggtgacATTAAACTAACAATGCATTTTATTGATTGCAAAGGGATTGCTATACATAAAGAAAATgaatcatataaattgaaacagacTTAAGGATATATGAAACTGTTAAGACATACCCAAGAAAGGAAAGTTTGTGAGAGTAGAGCCAAGGAATTAAATTTGTCCGTCTAAATAGTGGGAGTTCTAAATCTATTTGAGCCACAAAAAGATAAAAGTGATATAAATAAgccatatttttaaaatataattaaaataggtTTAGTGTAAATTTTTAttccattttataaaaaaaacttaacaGCAGCCATTAACTGTAAACGTCTAAATTTTAGTGTAAAATGAAACTTTTTCTTATACTTTATAAAGTGTAACTATTTCTTACACTTTATAAAGATATTCTACGGATTCCAAGAAAGAGTTGTGGAACATaatattatgtataatattgtTTATAGTATTATTTGCAAACCATTAATGtgaattttaagaaattaaatgCAAATACATTTTGTgtatgtgtttttttttttgaagaaaaagtgaatgaaaaaatataaaaataacttgCTCAGTTCTCTAACATATCTCACTCTTTTTAATGTAGCTAGCAGGGTTGAGATATGGCCTCTACAAAGATATCAGATTTAAAAAAATGGATGAAATTGCAAAAAAAATCCTTTGGATCATGAGCAGAAAAATGGTTTTCCAGGTGTTGGAAGCGTTAAATTAGaagaatcaattaaaataaaagattacAATATACACATATTTTTTCATTCACTTTTTCctcataaataaaatacatacaCAAACTGTATttgcatttaattttttaaaattcacatTAATGGCTGGCTAATATACTATACATAATACTAAGTTTCACAGCCCTTTCTTGAAATCCATAGAATATCTTTATAAAGTGTAAGAAATAATTACACTTTATAACATGTAAGAAATAATTCTGTTTTACACTAAAATTTAGACTTTCACACGGCTGCTGTTAAATTCTTTTATAAAACGAAATAAAAATCTATACtaagcttattttaattatattttaaaaatataatttatttgtgttatttttttattttttttggctcaAATAAGTTCCTGACTCAAATAGTGGTTAGAGAAAGAAGGAAAcaaaattggtcaaacaaaaaGCTTTGTTAGCAGCAGTTTTGTAGGGAAAACCTTGCCAATAGGAGACAAATTGAATCTCACAAGTATTTTTCTATCAATTTACTAAGCATCAAAATCAACGTTCACGACCATCGAAATTGACATGAATGGACAacccacacacacttcactttaCCTATAATACTATGCTTGTGTTGTGACTTGTgttaagaaagaagaagaatgacCCACCTATCTTCTCTCTTAACTAGTACTAGTTTATTTGTTTATTGAATATTATACTAAAGGGgtaaaaagaaaaaggtaaaGGAAAAAGCaagatcaaaagaaaagaaaatttatctAGGATATCTTTGCCTCCACTTTACCCCGTTTGTTGACCGCTAAAGAGACTTTACAAGTTCAAAAGTTGCTACTCCAATCCAAATTATTGCCAAACTCTCTACATTTTGTGACTTTCTCACCTTGTGGAAACATTTATCCAACACCATTTAATTGGTAGATATATTGTGCCTTTGAGAAGTTACTAAATCCTATCCAACTATAGTATATTATAATAGCATATAATATAATTACTCCTTCAATATGTTACCATTTTACGCATATTAATAAATGTTTGAACCCTCCATGAAAATTCTCAAACTTACGTGTATATATACTTTCTCCTTGTACTTGGAACCCAAAATCCTTTAAAGGACCGAAGAGATCTAAACTAGGAAAAGCTATCGCAGCAACAAGGTACAAAAGTAGAAGAATTTTTTTACAACACCAAATGCACCTAAAACAGGAGATTAGGATGAAACTTTATAACAATAAGTAGAACTATTAGTATAATTCTATAATATTGAAGtgctaattaataatttacaaAGAACAAAGCACGAGAGAAAACAGATAACTGACCACTCATTACTTTGTCATGACCGTTGAAATATCTATAATCGAGGAAAAGCGTAGTAGAAAACCAAAATttaactactaataataataattaacgATTTTAAGCAGAAAATCTTAgtaattttaatgaattcctAATTTAGTTTCTCACTGCTATGGCCTCCTCTAATGCAGATGAATCTGTCGTTAAGTTCGTTGATTTTTCATGTGATGCATCGCTTGCTGAGCGTGATAAAATGGATGACTCTGAATCTAAAATTAAATTAGCAATGTGTAAGAAATTAATAATAAGATTATggagtattttttttgtttaattaattttctgGAAGGTTAATTGAATTTACCTCTAGATGAATTGAAAGACCTCTTGCAGTGTAAAATGGCGCCTTGAATTGCGTCTTGTTGCTGCAATAGCGAGTCGTCTCGACGGTTAGATGCTACCGGCGACGCGGCGACAACCGCCGACGACGCCGATCTGCTTTTCCCCAAATGCTTACGAACTATTCGCAGCCCTGTCGGGATATTCCCTTGCTTCTGATTCTTCTCAGCCTCCGGTGGTGCGTCTGTCGCCGGTTCTGCCTTCGCGGCCGCGGACGGAGGTGGTGAAGAACCGGCCTTATTTGCAGCATTACCTGTTAAACTTAACTGTCCGGAGAACCTGAGCTTTTCGCCGTAACGTTTAGAGACGCGAATGTACAGAGGTTTCACTTTTTTCAAGTATTTCTGCATCACATCTTTAGAAAATTTCTTCTCATCGGAAGCTGAATTTGCTGCATTTGTTGAACATGCTTCCTCCGGATTCCGCTTCTGTATTTTGCTGTGGTTGTTGCTTTCTGAGCTGCTATCTCTGGTAAACAACGACTTAATAGGAACTTCTTCAACCTTAAACTTTACCGTTAAGAACTTCCTCTGCGTTCGATTTTGAGGCTCCTCTTTTTCCTCATCTAATACTTTAATCCTTTGTGGTTTCGGAGTAGCTGAAACAGAGCCACTGCCATCGCCATCACCATCACCTTCAGATTTTCCATTTTTTGTTGTTGCATTTGATTTTGGCTTCTTTAGTTTCAGCATTAACACTCTAAACTTAGTTGCGGACTTTAATAGTGACGAAGAAAATTTAGAGTTCGCCTCCGAGGCGGATATCAACAGCGATGAAGGCTCGATTGGAACCAAACTACCTTTGAAGAAAAGATCATCAGACGGCGAAAGTGATACATTGGGATCCGTACCATCAACACTCGAACTAGACCGGGAAAGCGTGAATTTCAGTTCTCCTTCATTCTCCGACTCACTTCCATCTCCTTCCTCAGCCTCCTCCTCCTTATTTGAACTAATTTTACACCTTTCGTTTTCTTCTACTTTcacctcttcttcttcttcaacttcagGAAGAGCGGTGAACTCCAAGTCAAAAAACGGTCCATCATCTCCGTCTCCATCTCCGTCGGAATCAGATTCCGATGAGTTAGAACCAACTGCAGTAAGTACGGTCGAACGAGTTTTAGCACCGGCGGCATCGGTTGAGAAAACTCCGGTGGCGCCACCACCACGCCAGTACTTGAGTAAACTGAAAGCTTCCATAGTTGGTAGAGCCAGTATAGTATAATAtacaataattattataataataatagtagtattaGAAAAAGGAGGTAAATAAAGTGAAGATAGATAGAGAAAAGTGAGAGAGAAGAAGATTGATGATGGAGAAGCTTAGCTAATACTGTAGCACCAGTACCCTGAAAGGTGGCAGAggaagaacagtaacataagtaGGTAAAAGTTatattttctatttctttttacctctttatttatattactcctagtagtagtatttatttttttagttattgttatatttaaataaaaatatctccTAGTTAAATAgaaactttcaaatattttttgaatgaaCTTCGATATAGTATTCTTTGAGAATCATTTGTCAAAACTTATAACattattatctatttatctTATGCAAGTGTTTCACCGTTATAGAtcgaagataaataaatatatcgacgtttgatttaaattttaagccataatattatgaatcttcacttgtaaaatttaaaaatttaatttttttaattatgttataattttacTTACTTCTTAAAGTCAAACTTCAATATCATGTGGAAgagtaatttcatatttttgtaCGTCCTCCTTAGTAATTAATTATCAATGACATTTCAAAAAATACGTGAATATTAATAAGcaatcaaaattaaatattaattttggtctattcttatttttctcAATTAGAAATAGTtttgaataattaaatataacatCTACGTCATTGTGCATCAATTGACTTGCGTGTCATTCTCACAGTGCATCAATTGACTTGCCGTTTACTATATGTATAAAACCAATTTAGTAACAATGAAGCGATTTTGAGCTAAtgacttattatttaatttattttgatctGATTCATtttagtaataatttatttattaatttattttattttaatctaCTCAAATACTTTTGTAGTCTATAGTTGAGCCCCTAGTGTTAGAGCTTATAATACAGTAGTATATATTCGTGGTTGCAGAATAGTCATGTAAAGAAGTTCAGTGTTTGTGTCTGCCTCATTGCATTATACAAACATCCTTTTCTAAAAAACCTTTTTTGGaacatttctaaaaaaaaattacacacGTACAAATTCTTATCCTAAAAAAAATATCCGTATGTGACTGAAGATGTACATTAACAGATATAACTTAATTAGTTACTCGAATTCATAAAACTTATAAAGGGATGCATATTATttcgataaaaaattatttgcatCGTTATTTATATTGATCAAAATTTCACATAATTCATTACTATTAATATATTtctacattttaaaataaagttcGACATTACTCATCACCACCTTATGGACATTTATCTGAATATTAATTGTAATATTCCACCTGCATCTTACGAGATAGTGTAGGTATGCAAAGGGGTATGTACCAAACAGAAAAATTGTggtgatattttaaattgtattGATGATGAACTTTTAATTCACctatatatgcatatgtgtagGTATGGATTGGAAAAATTGATAAGTACTTCTGCATCGTTTATCAGAGATTTTGGAAATGAATTTCTTTGAATACGAAATTGCTTTTGTTACAGGACATTTTATTTTAGTATGAAATTTTTCAACATaaatttcaatttaattgaAACTCAATATAAATTTCGGAACACATCCGCTACAGTGAATAATAGTGGTTACTTAACTGCAACATCCGTAGACTGCTTATTTATTTGACATAATTTTGGGtaagaaaaattcaattttgtgttattcgttatttgttttttcatattgctttgaatttcttaaccttatctgacctctttttatgtttcttttgagccgagggtctcttaGAAACAGCCgttctaccttggtaggagtaaggtctgcgtacattttaccctctccagaccccaagttgtgagatttcactgaattgttgttgttgttgtaattttgGGTAAGAAAAGTCACGTGGCAAACATGCACGGAATGTACCACAATGGGGACCTTTTGCTAGGAATAACTCACGTATGaatgtatcatgaaaaagaaTGTGGTGGAGCGGATGAAACTgttcattttttaattaaaagtgtTGAAATCGTGTTTTAggtataaaaaaattcttaataaGGAGAGTTTTCCTAGAATAGGGCTCTTCGTGGTGTGAATTCAAAATAGTCAGATTTCAATAAGAATACTGAATATTGGgtgaaaatcaaaaaataaaattgacatataaattaattgtgataaaaaaaaattatttgacttttaaaatttgaactatatcatataaattgatACGACGAAATACAAGCTACTCctagtatatttatttttacccACTTGCATTCCCAACTAAAGATAAAGTTATTGACCTTGAGTTACAAATATATTGTTGATATTTAGCTTTCAAGTTTGAGCCATATGGAGTTGAACTGACGAACTTTTGTCTCGTTATTGCAGAAAATGTACGTAGGGTCTCCTCGTCAAAATGAAGCCCACATTCATTATTTCCAAAGTACTATATATCTATACCATAGTAAGGTGCTTTTTTTCATCCATTTATCTTTATCTACCTTATCGTAGACATTTAGATATACATGAATACGTGAACGATTTAAAAGATGATACGTTCGTAAGACAAATGTGTCTAATTAGATTCAGCTCAACAAGAATAACTTAAACCTaacattataattattttacttgaaaTGTACAAAACCGAAAAAATGGGGTCTTTAATCCGTTACATTTTaacaaaaacaaattaaataaggTGTCGCCTTTGATTTGACTTACCTTATACCTGACACGTATTAAAAATAAGATTTTAcaatttgaaattagaattgATTGAAAGGTCATTGCCAAAATGATCACGTCGTTCagatgattttatttatttcatactaTAATTTTTGGCACAACTTTCAAAAGGACCTACCATAGAGCCTCTTAAGTAATTGAGCTATATATTGACCAAAACTCCAACTAACTTTCCTATTTTAACAAAGGGTTCTTTTGTGTCATCATTCATGAACACCAAATGTTCTTTGAGTAATAATACTAACAATCACTCTTTAGACAAGAAGGGGGGCTGATAATCAGTATGGAATATCCGTCTTTCTACTAAACATAATAgattaaattcattatttattagATATTTTCTTATGAATGTTAACTAAGTATCATGGGAGATTGAATTTTTCTGTACTTGTAGCAAATTAATTTGAAGTGCAAATTAAAgagcattttttttttgggaaagaAGAACATATTTGGGCAGGAATAGTTAAGTCAGACTTTGCAACTCAAGAGAAAGCAGAGCTTTAGGACAAATTGTGCAAAAAGCATAGTCAAAAAGGTCTTACATCACATCCATTTCCTAAAGTGAGCCTAATTACCAAACTCCAATTTCATTCTGAATTATCTTTATATATACATTgacacttattttatttttacaattttaaGTTGGTAAAAATTTCACGGGCATCCAATTTGGACATATCGATCACTAGTTATAAATTAGGCTTGTTCCTATCATATGTCTAAAATTCAGATACTTCTATCTCAAGttcaaagaaaaacaataaatgATCTTTAATAATATGTATCTGAAATTCAAACAAAATGATTGCATTAAGTCACATGTCGTTAGAACATGCAAACATAACtaaaattttatcatttatttctGAACTTCAAGCCTATATAACTTCAAACACCACATGtctaaaaaattattctaaaataaataaaaattttatgtattaatGTTGAAATTGAGTATTTATGCACTTTAACGACCCTTATAATGACATCTATAACATGAACAATTAGTTCATAAGGATCATCGTCATTGTGTATGAGAGTCTTAGTTTTTAGCTTGGGAAATTAATAAAACATACTAACCTAATATCTCAAGTGGAGTATAATGTTTCTTCCAAGTTAGACATAATATATGGTTTATTCCGCTTCTAATTATTATAATGGTTGATTCCTCGTGACTATGGATAAAACACCATTTTGGTATTAAAGTAGCTTTAATTATTGTCTCATGCCGCAAAGCCCCATGATGGGTCCTATGTCttttctataattttaaaataatctgAATTTCATATTAGTATAATCTTACTTTAACTAGAATATAATTGATACAAAGCTTAGTTTAAATGTAGTTCTATAAACCACAAAATTTACTGATGATTAAAGAGGACTTGTCCCTGAAAACAAGGGGAGGACTTCTTCGACTCATCTAACATCCATTTAAGTATGATACTTCTAGTTGCCTAAGTTTTTgatcaatttaattaatttttaaagttaaattaatttaatattttaagattaaaatttaattagacATTAAAAAGTGGACAGtactcaaaatataaattttctcatattaatataataaaaatatatatcttaaattatTGATCAAAATTCATATCGTTTGacgttcaaaaaaaattataacaaatatttgaaaagaagaaaatatatatcagagacaaatttaaaatttaaaacttataTTACATCGTCTCAACtaatatacataataataataataattaaatttacaattaaatatttataatccACTAATCATATGCACTAGGAATATACATCAAGAGTTCAATTTTCTACCTAATTTTTCTATCGTCAAACATGAAAAAGAGTTTCATAGATTACTATTAAGGGCTCCTCATGAAGAAAATGACGATGCAAATCTCAACTTTGTTGCTTTTTACCAACttattctctcattatttggcttctttattttctcctttattAATCTTGAGATCTACTACCATATTCACATAATCActtcatttcaatttgtttaatttgtcatattttttttagtctGTTTTAATGAAtaactcttttatttttagtaattcTTTAGTTTGTATTTTCTATCTAACATGTTTAAGaccaaaaaaagaatattttgatatatttaacaTATGTTTAATTAttaagatcataaaatttaaaataaatcaaataaattaaaacgcaGGAGGTAATTCTTTTCTTGCTTTGCAAGTCTTgtacataaaaagaaaaaaaactgcGGCTAGCAGGCCATGTTAAAAAGACATAAGATCATATAAAATATCAaccaaaaaaacataaaaattataaagttTACCCAAAGGATCAAAAGCTCCTAACACAGTCGCCTTTGGTACAGGAGCACTTATCTTAAACATTCCAACGTAAATTCTCAATTTAAtcgaatttcattattttgaacatcagatatcaaaatgaaaaataaaaaatatatattctcaAATAAAGATTCAAAAATGTAAAATATCGCAGTGTGATAAA
The genomic region above belongs to Solanum dulcamara chromosome 5, daSolDulc1.2, whole genome shotgun sequence and contains:
- the LOC129890110 gene encoding probable membrane-associated kinase regulator 2 codes for the protein MEAFSLLKYWRGGGATGVFSTDAAGAKTRSTVLTAVGSNSSESDSDGDGDGDDGPFFDLEFTALPEVEEEEEVKVEENERCKISSNKEEEAEEGDGSESENEGELKFTLSRSSSSVDGTDPNVSLSPSDDLFFKGSLVPIEPSSLLISASEANSKFSSSLLKSATKFRVLMLKLKKPKSNATTKNGKSEGDGDGDGSGSVSATPKPQRIKVLDEEKEEPQNRTQRKFLTVKFKVEEVPIKSLFTRDSSSESNNHSKIQKRNPEEACSTNAANSASDEKKFSKDVMQKYLKKVKPLYIRVSKRYGEKLRFSGQLSLTGNAANKAGSSPPPSAAAKAEPATDAPPEAEKNQKQGNIPTGLRIVRKHLGKSRSASSAVVAASPVASNRRDDSLLQQQDAIQGAILHCKRSFNSSRDSESSILSRSASDASHEKSTNLTTDSSALEEAIAVRN